The following are encoded in a window of Acidobacteriota bacterium genomic DNA:
- a CDS encoding alginate export family protein — protein MKISTCAGLVLALALGLSTTQLQAVEQAPPETNTEADSPSSESEELSFLEALRGGEPEISLRYRFETVETDALARDAYASTLRSTLGYRTAPFHGFSLFAQLENVVALFDDDTYRNAGAGSLFNGVTDRPVIADPELTEVLQVYLRHQRGPFTTTLGRQEINLGDQRFVGAVGWRQHHQSFDALRFEAEVHPRVQLDYAYLDEVHRIFGDSQPMSSHLLTVPVSLGGEHRLRLYDYLLDYDRPADAGRSSTTYGTEYTGARELGGGWKLSWEAELAEQRDAGDNPRDLDTGYRNASLALGRGGYSARLTWEVLEGGRGGAFQTPLATLHKWNGWADQFLNTPSAGLETLYFQLAGPAGPIRWTVIYLDFQAEAVDRDYGSEIDAQLTWKSSWGQAFGLKLAFYDADTFSSDTEKAMLWTAFSF, from the coding sequence ATGAAGATCTCGACCTGTGCAGGGCTCGTCCTGGCCCTCGCCCTCGGTCTGTCGACCACCCAGCTGCAAGCTGTCGAGCAGGCTCCGCCGGAAACGAACACCGAAGCCGACTCCCCCTCTTCTGAATCTGAAGAGCTCAGCTTCCTCGAGGCCCTGCGGGGTGGGGAACCGGAGATCTCGCTGCGCTACCGCTTCGAGACGGTGGAAACCGACGCCCTGGCTCGGGATGCCTATGCCTCGACCCTGCGCTCGACCCTCGGATACCGCACAGCACCTTTCCACGGCTTCAGCCTCTTCGCTCAGCTGGAGAACGTCGTCGCCCTCTTCGACGACGACACCTACCGCAACGCCGGCGCCGGAAGTCTGTTCAACGGTGTCACCGACCGCCCGGTGATCGCCGACCCGGAGCTCACCGAGGTCTTGCAAGTCTACCTCCGGCATCAGCGGGGGCCTTTCACCACCACCCTCGGCCGCCAGGAGATCAACCTCGGCGATCAGCGCTTCGTCGGCGCCGTCGGATGGCGCCAACACCACCAGAGCTTCGACGCCTTGCGCTTCGAGGCCGAGGTCCATCCCCGGGTGCAGCTCGATTACGCCTACCTGGACGAAGTGCACCGCATCTTCGGCGATTCCCAACCCATGAGCTCCCACTTGCTGACGGTACCCGTCTCCCTGGGCGGAGAGCACCGGCTCCGCCTCTACGACTACCTGCTGGACTACGATCGCCCCGCCGACGCCGGCCGGTCGAGCACCACCTACGGCACCGAGTACACCGGCGCCCGAGAGCTAGGAGGTGGCTGGAAGCTGTCCTGGGAGGCGGAGCTCGCCGAGCAGCGGGACGCCGGCGATAATCCTCGGGATCTGGACACCGGCTACCGCAACGCCAGCCTCGCCCTCGGCCGGGGAGGCTACTCGGCGCGGCTGACCTGGGAGGTGCTCGAAGGGGGTCGCGGCGGCGCCTTCCAGACGCCTCTGGCGACGCTGCACAAATGGAACGGCTGGGCGGATCAATTCCTCAACACCCCGTCAGCGGGGCTCGAGACCCTCTATTTCCAGCTCGCCGGACCGGCGGGGCCGATCCGCTGGACCGTGATCTACCTGGATTTCCAGGCGGAGGCTGTCGACCGGGACTACGGCAGCGAAATCGACGCTCAGCTAACCTGGAAATCCTCCTGGGGCCAGGCATTCGGCCTCAAGCTCGCCTTCTACGACGCCGACACCTTCTCCTCCGACACCGAGAAGGCGATGCTCTGGACCGCTTTCAGCTTCTAA
- a CDS encoding fatty acid desaturase produces MAEFKGPDTWRSVLQLSLTVVLFAGSWAAMLWSLQIGYWLTLLLALPTAGFLMRLFMIQHDCGHGSYFRSRRARDWVGFCIGVLTLTPYQYWRRTHAHHHAHSGNLDFRSFGDIETKTRREYEASTPRERLAYRLYRNPLLLLTVGPLFHFVVKHRYPWDIPKSWKKEWASVWGTNAALVALVTVMVLAVGWKSLLLVHLPVLMLTTSLGVYLFYVQHQYENTYWHRKEDWDHFEASIYGASHLVLPRPLQWITAYIGIHHVHHLNSMVPNYKLEACMNASPDLQQSTRIRLSDSFRLLNLALWDEEAEKLIGFRELRQQKAA; encoded by the coding sequence GTGGCGGAGTTCAAGGGGCCGGATACCTGGCGGAGCGTGCTCCAGCTGAGCCTGACGGTGGTGCTCTTCGCGGGCTCCTGGGCGGCGATGCTATGGAGCCTCCAGATCGGTTACTGGCTCACCCTCCTGCTGGCGCTGCCCACCGCGGGCTTCCTCATGCGCCTGTTCATGATCCAGCACGACTGCGGTCACGGCTCCTACTTCCGGTCCCGCCGGGCGCGGGATTGGGTGGGCTTTTGCATCGGCGTGCTGACGCTGACCCCGTACCAATACTGGCGCCGCACCCACGCCCACCATCACGCCCATTCCGGCAACCTCGACTTCCGCAGCTTCGGCGACATCGAGACGAAGACTCGCCGGGAGTACGAGGCCAGTACTCCCCGGGAGCGCCTCGCCTACCGGCTCTACCGAAACCCGCTGCTCCTGCTCACCGTCGGTCCGCTCTTCCACTTCGTGGTCAAGCATCGCTACCCCTGGGACATCCCCAAGTCCTGGAAGAAGGAGTGGGCCAGCGTGTGGGGGACCAATGCTGCCCTGGTGGCCTTGGTGACGGTGATGGTCCTGGCGGTAGGCTGGAAGAGTCTGCTCTTGGTGCACCTGCCGGTCTTGATGCTCACCACGTCGCTGGGCGTCTACCTCTTCTACGTCCAGCATCAATACGAGAACACCTACTGGCACCGCAAAGAGGATTGGGACCACTTCGAGGCCTCCATCTACGGCGCCTCCCACCTGGTGCTGCCCCGGCCCCTGCAGTGGATCACCGCCTACATCGGCATCCACCACGTCCACCACCTCAACAGCATGGTCCCCAACTACAAGCTGGAGGCGTGCATGAACGCCTCCCCGGACCTCCAGCAGAGCACCCGGATCCGCTTGAGCGACTCCTTCCGGCTGCTCAACCTGGCCCTCTGGGATGAAGAGGCCGAGAAGCTCATCGGGTTCCGGGAGCTGCGGCAGCAGAAGGCGGCCTGA
- a CDS encoding DUF5615 family PIN-like protein encodes MSESSQCRLEEALVRFKLDENLPTEAVQFLQEAGLDAVSVLDQDLGGQRDTLIAEVCRTEGRILLTFDTDFANIRAYPPENSAGLVVFRLRTQETEYLLKMLERFLMLLREHTPTGQLWVVDESRLRIRE; translated from the coding sequence GTGAGCGAGTCATCCCAGTGCCGGCTTGAAGAAGCTCTCGTGCGGTTCAAACTCGACGAGAACCTACCGACAGAGGCCGTTCAATTTCTTCAGGAAGCTGGGCTGGACGCGGTTTCTGTCCTCGATCAAGACCTGGGAGGGCAACGAGACACGCTCATCGCTGAGGTCTGCCGCACCGAGGGACGAATTCTCCTGACTTTCGACACTGATTTTGCCAACATCCGAGCCTATCCTCCGGAGAACTCGGCAGGGCTGGTTGTGTTTCGGCTCAGAACTCAGGAGACGGAGTACCTGCTGAAGATGCTGGAGCGCTTCCTGATGCTTCTACGCGAGCACACTCCCACAGGGCAGCTCTGGGTGGTCGACGAGAGCCGGCTGCGCATTCGGGAGTGA
- a CDS encoding DUF433 domain-containing protein has protein sequence MNWQDHIIADPEICHGKVCFKGTRIMVSVVLDNLAAGRSSEQILASYPALTPQSLQAAMAYAAELARERVIPVPA, from the coding sequence ATGAACTGGCAAGATCACATCATCGCCGATCCTGAGATCTGCCACGGCAAGGTCTGCTTCAAAGGTACGCGGATCATGGTCTCAGTGGTCTTGGACAACCTCGCTGCCGGTCGAAGCTCCGAGCAGATTCTCGCCAGCTATCCGGCCCTCACGCCCCAGAGCCTGCAGGCCGCGATGGCTTATGCGGCGGAGCTGGCCCGTGAGCGAGTCATCCCAGTGCCGGCTTGA
- a CDS encoding alpha/beta fold hydrolase, translating to MTRLSSPLEEIRDHYDAVVIGSGYGGGISASRLARAGRKVCLLERGREIRPGEYPDTQVEAVEETQIDSPDGHLGKRTGMFDFHVEENINFLVGCGLGGTSLINANVALRAVEGVWDDPRWPKELLGGTDPLIEKGYQRAETMLGSNPYPDGYPTLPKLEANKKSAAGLGMTPEFYKPPINVTFQDGTNHAGVQQKACINCGDCVAGCNHWAKNTTLMNYLPDAHNHGAEIFTGCWVSHVERKDGRWVVHFQAVAEGREKYDAPELFVTADLVVVSAGTLGSTEILLRSKAKGLDLSHHVGQHMSGNGDVLGFAYNCDEEINGIGFGSHTDGSVDPVGPCITSIIDHRDTEDWKQGFVIEEGSIPGAIGPAMPAAFAITGELLGKDTDHGVIDRLKETGRIAESFLRGPYHGAVNNTQTYLVMSHDGSEGEGLLKEDRFRVSWPNYGHEPIFTTVNDTLEAATEPLGGTWTKDPIWTKLLNDSLISVHPLGGCCMADDAGSGVTNHKGQVFKGSSGTEVHDGLYVADGSIVPLSLGVNPLLTISALSERSMQLLADERGWTLDADSPSAPPAGQSQGPGESQTQKLGIRFTETMKGYFSTVVQNDYQAAYDQGKSADSAMAFTLTVEAKDLDALIERADHPAQMFGTVSCRALSAQPLTVHDGIFELFIDNPGQVETKNMVYRMVLEAEEGKYFYFHGFKKVHTASILASWPQTTTLYVTVYEGKDDTGAVVGQGILHIQPLDFAKQMTTMKVLGATSARQRVEALGRFGEYFAGVLWQAYGGVLVPDKYFNPDAPPRKQRPLRVSAPEVHHFETRDGVTLRLTRYRGGNKGPVLLVHGAGVSSRIFSTDLIDTNLLEYLFAHGYDVWLFDFRVSIELPASLQQSNGDQIADFDHPEAVRYVLEATGAKSLQAVVHCYGSNTFFMALLAGMEGVRSVVCSQVATNLLSPLDVRLKSGLHLPSLLDHLGIKSLTAYVDSTANWRSRLYDDLLRLYPTPKGEHNRNPVSQRISFMYGELYQLEQLDQRTFDNLHELFGVGNIATFEHLALMVREKHVVSHTGEELYMPHLDRLALPMRFIHGEKNRCYLPKSTLATVDLLSEANGGELYSRYVIPGYGHIDCIFGKNAVDDVYPLMLEHLEATL from the coding sequence ATGACACGTCTTTCCTCGCCCCTCGAAGAGATTCGCGACCATTACGACGCGGTGGTGATCGGCTCCGGCTATGGCGGAGGGATCTCCGCCTCCCGGCTGGCCCGGGCCGGGCGCAAGGTCTGCCTGCTGGAGCGCGGGCGGGAGATCCGGCCCGGGGAGTATCCCGACACCCAGGTGGAAGCGGTGGAGGAGACCCAGATCGACAGCCCCGACGGGCATCTGGGCAAGAGGACGGGGATGTTCGACTTCCACGTCGAGGAGAACATCAACTTCCTGGTGGGCTGCGGCCTCGGCGGCACCTCGTTGATCAACGCCAACGTCGCCCTGCGGGCGGTGGAAGGGGTGTGGGATGACCCGCGGTGGCCGAAGGAGCTGCTCGGAGGGACGGACCCGCTGATCGAGAAGGGCTACCAGCGGGCGGAGACCATGCTCGGCTCCAACCCCTATCCCGACGGCTACCCCACCCTGCCCAAGCTCGAGGCAAATAAGAAGTCCGCCGCGGGGCTGGGCATGACGCCGGAATTCTACAAACCGCCCATCAACGTCACCTTCCAGGACGGCACGAACCACGCCGGGGTGCAGCAGAAGGCGTGCATCAACTGCGGGGACTGCGTCGCCGGGTGCAACCATTGGGCGAAGAACACCACCCTGATGAACTACCTTCCCGACGCCCACAACCACGGCGCGGAGATCTTCACCGGATGTTGGGTCAGCCACGTGGAGCGGAAGGATGGGCGATGGGTAGTGCACTTCCAGGCGGTAGCCGAGGGGCGGGAGAAATACGACGCCCCGGAGCTCTTCGTCACCGCCGACCTGGTGGTGGTCTCCGCCGGCACCCTGGGCTCGACGGAGATCCTCCTGCGCTCCAAGGCCAAGGGCCTCGATCTATCCCACCACGTGGGCCAACACATGTCCGGCAACGGCGACGTGCTGGGCTTCGCCTACAACTGCGACGAAGAGATCAACGGCATCGGCTTCGGCAGCCACACCGACGGCTCGGTGGATCCGGTGGGGCCGTGCATCACCAGCATCATCGACCACCGCGACACGGAGGATTGGAAGCAGGGCTTCGTCATCGAGGAAGGCTCCATCCCCGGCGCCATTGGCCCCGCCATGCCGGCGGCCTTCGCCATCACCGGCGAGCTGCTGGGGAAGGACACGGATCATGGCGTCATCGACCGCCTGAAGGAGACCGGCCGCATCGCCGAGAGCTTCCTCCGCGGGCCCTACCACGGCGCGGTGAACAACACCCAGACCTACCTGGTGATGTCCCACGACGGCAGCGAGGGAGAAGGGCTGCTGAAGGAGGACCGCTTCCGGGTGAGCTGGCCCAACTACGGCCACGAGCCCATCTTCACCACCGTCAACGACACCCTGGAAGCCGCCACCGAACCCCTCGGCGGCACCTGGACCAAGGACCCCATCTGGACCAAGCTGCTCAACGACAGCCTGATCTCCGTCCATCCCCTTGGCGGCTGCTGCATGGCCGACGACGCCGGCTCCGGGGTCACCAACCACAAAGGACAGGTGTTCAAGGGCAGCTCCGGCACCGAGGTCCACGACGGCCTGTACGTCGCCGACGGCTCCATCGTGCCCCTCTCCCTGGGGGTCAACCCGCTGCTCACCATCTCCGCCCTCAGCGAGCGCTCGATGCAGCTGCTGGCGGACGAGCGGGGCTGGACGCTGGACGCCGACTCGCCCTCGGCGCCACCGGCGGGCCAGAGCCAGGGGCCGGGGGAGAGCCAAACCCAAAAGCTCGGCATCCGCTTCACCGAGACCATGAAGGGTTATTTCTCCACCGTGGTGCAGAACGACTACCAGGCGGCCTACGACCAGGGCAAGAGCGCCGACTCCGCCATGGCCTTCACCCTTACCGTGGAGGCGAAGGATCTGGACGCCCTCATCGAACGGGCGGATCATCCGGCGCAGATGTTCGGCACGGTCTCCTGCCGCGCCCTCTCCGCCCAGCCCCTCACCGTCCACGACGGCATCTTCGAGCTCTTCATCGACAATCCGGGGCAGGTGGAGACCAAGAATATGGTCTACCGCATGGTGCTGGAGGCGGAGGAAGGGAAGTACTTCTACTTCCACGGTTTCAAGAAGGTGCACACCGCCAGCATCCTGGCGTCCTGGCCGCAAACCACCACCCTCTACGTCACGGTCTACGAAGGCAAGGACGACACCGGCGCGGTGGTGGGTCAGGGGATCCTGCACATCCAGCCGCTGGATTTTGCCAAGCAGATGACCACCATGAAGGTGCTGGGAGCCACCAGCGCCCGCCAGCGGGTGGAAGCTCTGGGCCGCTTCGGCGAGTACTTCGCCGGCGTGCTGTGGCAGGCCTACGGCGGCGTCCTGGTGCCGGACAAGTACTTCAACCCCGACGCGCCGCCGCGCAAGCAGCGGCCCCTGCGGGTGAGCGCTCCGGAGGTCCACCACTTCGAGACCCGGGACGGCGTCACCCTGCGCCTGACCCGCTACCGCGGCGGCAACAAGGGGCCGGTGCTGCTGGTCCACGGAGCCGGGGTCTCCAGCCGCATCTTCTCCACCGATCTCATCGACACCAATCTGCTGGAGTACCTCTTCGCCCACGGCTATGACGTATGGCTCTTCGACTTCCGGGTATCCATCGAGCTGCCGGCGTCGCTGCAGCAGTCCAATGGCGACCAGATCGCCGACTTCGACCATCCGGAAGCGGTGCGCTATGTGCTCGAGGCCACCGGCGCCAAGAGCCTCCAGGCGGTGGTCCATTGCTACGGCTCCAACACCTTCTTCATGGCGCTGCTGGCGGGCATGGAGGGGGTGCGCTCGGTGGTCTGCTCGCAGGTGGCCACCAACCTGCTCTCGCCGCTGGACGTGCGGCTCAAATCCGGCCTGCACCTGCCGTCCCTCCTCGACCACCTGGGGATCAAATCCCTCACCGCCTACGTCGACAGCACCGCCAACTGGCGCAGCCGGCTGTACGACGACTTGTTGCGCCTCTATCCCACTCCCAAGGGCGAGCACAATCGCAACCCGGTAAGCCAGCGCATCAGCTTCATGTACGGCGAGCTCTACCAGCTGGAGCAGCTCGACCAGCGCACCTTCGACAATCTCCACGAGCTCTTCGGCGTGGGCAATATCGCCACCTTCGAGCACCTGGCGTTGATGGTGCGGGAGAAGCACGTGGTCTCCCACACCGGCGAAGAGCTCTACATGCCGCATCTGGACCGGCTGGCCCTGCCCATGCGCTTCATCCACGGCGAGAAGAACCGGTGCTATTTGCCCAAGAGCACCCTCGCCACCGTCGACCTGCTGTCGGAGGCCAACGGCGGCGAGCTCTACAGCCGCTACGTCATCCCGGGCTACGGCCACATCGACTGCATCTTCGGCAAGAACGCCGTCGACGACGTCTATCCGCTGATGCTCGAGCATCTGGAAGCCACCCTCTAA
- a CDS encoding cytochrome c: MNAYLKWFERLTWIGVAVNLGFILPALFAPDLMEAMLGPGSMEFALVWVAYAGFLLLLASLFYLPAARDPLGFHVYAWLSVVGRGIAACFWLWQNGRWELPGPIQTFWITDGAFCVLFLVLLQLGLPAEQKISIGNLGRVMKSWGENFSRVFDAQTPGALRAFALLTWLAVLVNLGCAALALLAPESFVGTFGGTQLAWVYLWVGNCGMLLVQISLFALPASVQPERYRVYAWLSVAGWFGSAAFWLWQTSRWSLSGATGWFWLIDAVLAILLLLALQRGLPATYRASGAGIGGVLRSWGGHVAALLKSPVALGLLVLVLLVGGYLAHGVYDTLLRTEPDPIYDDPAEQFKYGAIGLAVEARIPYYLWQVLPEICPDKLPDADAGWKSLGLLYEDGKDLPIGFALRHQGYPAVEPNCSLCHTAAYRTEADSEQQIALGGPAHTLDLQAFQWFLYDCAQDPRFKARDIVAKIRDKQDLSWLQAKLYEYVVIPTAKSGLETQRRGYSWQKSRPPQGRGRTDTFNPTKITVFNLPDDGSIGTVDLPAIWNQRAREGMYLHWDGNNNAIRERNYAAAMAVGATPDSVLPDHFKIVTDFVLQLPPPAFPGTIDEEKSARGWEIFKAQCASCHEFGGPKIGTVTNIADVGTDPHRLESFTEKLVETFHTVHEGLFQFDAYRKTQGYANLPIDGIWARGPYLHNGSVPTLWDLLQPVEQRPKSFRTGYDVFDPVKVGFLHQEPKIQGSTFLLDTTVDGNGNGGHLYGVELTDEEKWDLIEYLKTL; the protein is encoded by the coding sequence ATGAACGCGTACCTCAAGTGGTTCGAGCGCCTGACCTGGATCGGCGTCGCCGTCAACCTGGGATTCATCCTCCCGGCCCTCTTCGCACCGGATCTGATGGAGGCCATGCTCGGCCCCGGGTCCATGGAGTTCGCCCTGGTCTGGGTCGCCTACGCTGGCTTCCTGCTCTTGCTGGCCAGCCTCTTCTATCTGCCGGCGGCACGGGATCCCCTGGGGTTCCACGTCTACGCCTGGCTGTCGGTGGTGGGGCGCGGCATAGCGGCGTGCTTCTGGCTGTGGCAGAACGGTCGCTGGGAGCTGCCCGGTCCGATCCAGACCTTTTGGATCACCGACGGCGCCTTCTGCGTCCTCTTCTTGGTGCTTCTGCAGTTGGGGCTGCCGGCGGAGCAGAAGATCTCCATCGGCAATCTGGGGCGGGTGATGAAGAGCTGGGGGGAGAATTTCTCCCGCGTCTTCGACGCCCAAACCCCGGGAGCCTTGCGAGCCTTCGCCCTGCTCACCTGGCTGGCGGTGCTGGTCAATCTGGGCTGCGCCGCCCTGGCGCTGCTGGCTCCCGAGAGCTTCGTCGGCACCTTCGGCGGCACGCAGCTGGCCTGGGTGTATTTGTGGGTGGGCAATTGCGGCATGCTGCTGGTACAGATCAGCCTCTTCGCCCTGCCGGCCTCGGTGCAGCCGGAGCGCTACCGGGTCTACGCCTGGTTGTCGGTGGCGGGGTGGTTCGGCTCCGCCGCCTTCTGGCTGTGGCAGACCTCACGCTGGAGCCTGAGCGGCGCCACCGGCTGGTTCTGGCTCATCGATGCGGTGCTGGCCATCCTCCTTCTGCTGGCGCTGCAGCGCGGGCTGCCGGCGACCTACCGGGCCAGCGGCGCGGGCATCGGCGGCGTGCTGCGGTCCTGGGGCGGCCACGTCGCCGCCCTGCTCAAATCACCGGTGGCGTTGGGACTGCTGGTCCTGGTGCTGCTGGTGGGCGGCTATCTCGCCCACGGCGTCTACGACACCCTGCTGCGCACCGAGCCGGATCCCATCTACGACGACCCGGCGGAGCAGTTCAAATACGGCGCCATCGGCCTGGCGGTGGAGGCCCGCATTCCCTACTACCTGTGGCAGGTGCTGCCGGAGATCTGCCCCGACAAGCTGCCCGATGCCGACGCCGGCTGGAAGTCGCTGGGACTGCTCTACGAGGACGGCAAGGACCTCCCCATCGGCTTCGCCCTGCGCCACCAGGGCTATCCGGCGGTGGAGCCCAATTGCTCCCTCTGCCACACCGCCGCCTACCGCACCGAAGCCGACAGCGAGCAGCAGATCGCCCTCGGAGGGCCGGCCCACACCCTGGATCTCCAGGCCTTCCAGTGGTTCCTCTACGACTGCGCCCAGGATCCACGGTTCAAAGCGAGAGACATCGTCGCCAAGATCCGCGACAAGCAGGATCTGAGCTGGCTGCAGGCCAAGCTGTATGAATATGTGGTGATCCCCACCGCCAAGAGCGGTCTGGAGACCCAGCGCCGCGGCTATTCCTGGCAGAAGAGCCGTCCGCCCCAGGGCCGGGGCCGCACCGACACGTTCAACCCCACCAAGATCACCGTCTTCAATCTCCCCGACGATGGCTCCATCGGCACGGTGGATCTGCCGGCGATCTGGAATCAGCGCGCCCGGGAGGGGATGTACCTGCATTGGGACGGCAACAACAACGCCATCCGCGAGCGCAACTATGCCGCCGCCATGGCGGTGGGAGCGACGCCGGACTCGGTGTTGCCGGACCACTTCAAGATCGTCACCGACTTTGTTCTCCAGCTGCCACCACCGGCCTTCCCCGGCACCATCGATGAAGAGAAGTCGGCCCGAGGCTGGGAGATCTTCAAGGCCCAATGCGCCAGCTGTCATGAGTTCGGCGGGCCGAAGATCGGCACCGTCACCAACATCGCCGACGTCGGCACCGACCCCCACCGCCTGGAGTCCTTCACCGAGAAGTTGGTAGAGACTTTCCACACGGTGCACGAGGGGCTGTTCCAATTCGACGCCTACCGCAAGACCCAGGGCTACGCCAACCTACCCATCGACGGCATCTGGGCCCGCGGACCGTATCTGCACAACGGCTCGGTGCCGACGCTCTGGGATCTGCTGCAGCCGGTGGAACAGCGGCCCAAGAGCTTCCGCACCGGCTACGACGTCTTCGACCCGGTGAAGGTGGGTTTCCTGCATCAGGAGCCGAAGATCCAAGGCTCAACGTTCCTGCTGGACACCACGGTGGACGGCAACGGCAACGGTGGGCATCTTTACGGAGTGGAGCTGACGGACGAGGAGAAGTGGGATCTCATCGAGTATTTGAAGACCCTGTGA
- a CDS encoding metallophosphoesterase, which yields MTRLNTFRHPQHSIFQSLVEGVASKLGDTLGLDSGAPERGNSADQPRLGPGHPAADVAHAITQHQAAQPADAPQPVPETPPKDLQEKHPGVVHKLWDCARLAAEALAAKHRGDLAKALAKRDELDFSSCDPRWAESVTTYLSFLDSNAHGKIPYVRYRRMSDFVLPTLPADAKVALVGDWGTGTSDAIALMRQVAKHQPDVVIHLGDIYYSGTPEETKKFFLDIVDEVFERDKQPVAVYNLTGNHDMYSGGAGYYGLLPQLNPPPLFSAAQAQRASYFALRSDAWQLLAMDTGLHDRDPFTVSSDVTFLDPKEEDWHVDKIRSFSRGGGRTVLLSHHQLFSAHERIGGDDTVKPTGEEATNPKLMSSYRKFQQAAAEGTGDLAAWFWGHEHNLCVYQPTLGLAKGRCIGHGAIPALVEADPYAPNPKVPNPPQMVEDPANPGQPLRLGVVDESYAHGFVILRLDDQRRQATASYYQETDWSRPMYREVL from the coding sequence ATGACCCGCCTCAACACCTTTCGTCATCCCCAACACTCGATTTTCCAAAGCCTGGTGGAGGGCGTCGCCAGCAAGCTGGGAGACACCCTCGGCCTGGACTCAGGGGCCCCGGAGCGGGGGAACTCCGCCGACCAGCCACGGCTGGGGCCCGGTCACCCCGCCGCCGATGTCGCCCACGCCATCACGCAGCACCAGGCGGCGCAGCCTGCGGACGCTCCCCAGCCGGTGCCGGAAACGCCGCCGAAGGACCTCCAGGAGAAGCATCCGGGGGTGGTCCACAAGCTGTGGGATTGTGCCCGCCTGGCCGCCGAAGCGCTGGCGGCCAAGCATCGCGGCGACCTGGCCAAAGCTCTGGCCAAGCGGGACGAGCTGGACTTCAGCTCCTGCGACCCCCGGTGGGCAGAATCGGTGACCACGTATCTGAGCTTCCTCGACAGCAACGCCCACGGAAAGATTCCTTATGTGCGCTACCGGCGGATGAGCGATTTCGTCCTGCCCACCCTGCCCGCCGACGCCAAGGTAGCGCTGGTGGGAGATTGGGGCACCGGCACCTCCGACGCCATCGCGCTGATGCGGCAGGTCGCGAAACACCAGCCGGACGTGGTGATCCACCTCGGGGATATTTATTACTCCGGCACGCCGGAGGAGACGAAGAAGTTCTTCCTCGACATCGTCGACGAGGTCTTCGAACGCGACAAGCAACCGGTGGCGGTTTACAATCTCACCGGCAATCACGATATGTACAGCGGCGGCGCCGGATACTACGGCCTGCTGCCCCAGCTCAATCCGCCGCCGCTCTTCTCAGCGGCGCAGGCGCAGCGGGCGAGTTATTTCGCTTTGCGCAGCGACGCCTGGCAGCTCTTGGCCATGGACACCGGACTCCACGACCGTGACCCCTTCACCGTCTCGTCTGACGTCACCTTCCTCGACCCCAAAGAAGAAGATTGGCACGTGGACAAGATCCGTTCGTTTAGCCGCGGCGGCGGGCGCACGGTGCTGCTCTCCCACCATCAGCTCTTCTCCGCCCACGAGCGCATCGGCGGTGATGACACCGTCAAACCCACGGGTGAAGAGGCCACCAACCCCAAGCTGATGAGCAGCTATCGCAAGTTTCAGCAGGCCGCCGCGGAGGGCACCGGCGATCTCGCCGCCTGGTTTTGGGGCCACGAGCACAATCTTTGCGTTTACCAGCCAACCCTGGGGCTGGCCAAGGGCCGCTGCATCGGTCATGGAGCGATCCCGGCGCTGGTGGAGGCGGATCCCTACGCGCCTAACCCGAAGGTCCCCAACCCGCCGCAGATGGTGGAGGATCCGGCGAACCCCGGTCAGCCGCTGCGGCTGGGCGTCGTCGATGAGAGCTATGCCCACGGCTTCGTGATCCTGCGCCTCGACGACCAGCGCCGCCAGGCCACCGCTTCCTACTACCAGGAAACCGACTGGAGCCGACCGATGTATCGGGAGGTTCTGTGA